One Pieris rapae chromosome 7, ilPieRapa1.1, whole genome shotgun sequence genomic window carries:
- the LOC110996965 gene encoding uncharacterized protein LOC110996965 gives MGKKRFRLSEMLIQCYCNQHALAIINEINRDYALYNDMSAPYQAIADESIKSNITYTDRGWFITVALVVLVFPAMALARNMYYEFQDVNRKFMVHEVRIPFVVDDDRYKSPMYEFMFLYMVYFCFLYLIGFSGYDSFYGLSTNHACLKMKMYCKMFEEALRADVNEVQTRVAEVIKEQNRLYRFVGETIISSDSQYQIRFDSYTKISLLSGVPCFCSIFGFVDIIQNTFSIWLGLILLATMIQLCNIMYILLDGGGFDLKYLIFCIGSTLHIFLPCLYSAKLKDMSLETATLIYCGGWEQIHRPEIRRMVQFIIARSQVHVEIVAFNVKVFDMELFVSILQASYSVYTLLRS, from the exons ATGGGAAAGAAACGGTTCAGGTTATCAGAA ATGCTGATTCAATGTTACTGCAACCAGCATGCGTTAGCAATAATAAACGAAATTAACCGTGACTATGCTCTGTATAATGACATGTCTGCCCCGTATCAGGCGATCGCGGACGAAAGCATCAAAAGCAATATAACTTACACCGACAGAGGATGGTTTATAACAGTAGCATTAGTCGTATTAGTTTTTCCAGCTATGGCCCTTGCTAGAAATATGTACTATGAGTTTCAAGATGTCAACCGAAAGTTTATGGTGCACGAAGTAAGGATACCGTTTGTGGTGGACGATGACAGATATAAATCGCCAATGTAcgaatttatgtttttgtatatggTTTATTTCTGCTTCTTGTACCTGATCGGATTTTCCGGATATGACTCATTCTATGGCTTATCCACGAACCACGCatgtttgaaaatgaaaatgtattgcAAAATGTTCGAAGAAGCGTTGAGAGCAGACGTCAATGAAGTACAAACAAGAGTTGCTGAAGTTATTAAAGAGCAAAACAGACTTTACAG ATTCGTGGGggaaacaataatttcttcAGATAGTCAATACCAGATTCGTTTCGATTCTTatacaaaaa TATCACTTCTGTCGGGCGTCCCATgtttttgttctatttttgGGTTCGTCGATATCATACAAAACACTTTTAGTATTTGGCTTGGTTTAATATTGCTGGCGACGATGATACAACtgtgtaatataatgtatatattacttGAT ggTGGaggttttgatttaaaatacttaattttttgtattggtAGTACCTTACACATTTTCCTGCCTTGTCTATATTCAGCTAAATTAAAAGATATG TCCTTAGAAACAGCGACATTGATATATTGTGGTGGCTGGGAGCAGATACACCGGCCAGAAATACGGAGAATGGTACAATTCATAATCGCCAGATCGcag gtaCACGTGGAGATAGTAGCTTTCAATGTAAAAGTGTTTGATATGGAATTGTTTGTATCA attttgCAAGCTTCGTATTCGGTATATACACTACTACggtcataa
- the LOC110996954 gene encoding uncharacterized protein LOC110996954 yields MATTSEVDVDPIKTKTRWMRSYERSVTPSLLRALGLMRITSAKTTVTGVPLSESRVTKTDKKAGGSHTSSSKKRPQKKRSQSKSVTAKKTLVTSAKTTVTSVPLSESRVTETDEKAGGSHTSSSKKRSQSKTVTAKKTLVVKKERVSKPKNRAKKRSYEESYDAIQSIPAASDNPKKKEHASPATTVSSSAPKSTDENAENLSEITSAADQLSFWKDILDSDFKSTNYTMYLKNSGFTDEQAQAIQREFNLMSRKFCRGLRKIQPCMKTHACVECNFSISHECTSIHIAQFWNLGSNAPWIHYITPESMNMCDCDFSICHSHIIEETKTKRGRQARKRQPSPLPSTTPLLENNQSVNFNCTRCGMKIIIANRNNKVCSKLYGKISTDTNLLKMYYYYIHKNLVHTPQTAPIIFEIFSCNNGCCLIYHRCPKDVVNRKCYPIQTPPTITFLRT; encoded by the exons ATGGCGACTACCAGTGAAGTTGATGTTGATCCCATTAAAACCAAGACCAGGTGGATGCGATCGTACGAACGATCAGTTACTCCCTCATTACTACGTGCTCTAGGCTTGATGAGGATTACATCAGCAAAAACAACCGTTACGGGTGTTCCACTTTCTGAATCACGTGTCACTAAAACTGATAAGAAGGCCGGTGGCTCTCATACTTCTTCGAGCAAGAAACGTCCGCAGAAGAAACGTTCCCAGTCCAA ATCAGTAACTGCAAagaaaactcttgttacatcAGCAAAAACAACCGTTACGAGTGTTCCACTTTCTGAATCACGTGTCACTGAAACTGACGAGAAGGCCGGTGGCTCTCATACTTCTTCGAGCAAGAAACGTTCCCAGTCCAAAACAGTAACTGCAAAGAAAACTCTTGTGGTAAAAAAAGAACGTGTTTCGAAACCGAAAAATCGAGCGAAGAAGAGGAGCTATGAGGAATCGTACGACGCAATTCAAAGCATACCAGCGGCCTCTGATAATCCGAAGAAGAAAGAGCATGCGTCACCAGCAACGACAGTTTCATCTTCAGCGCCCAAATCTACCGATGAAAATGCTGAGAACCTCTCGGAGATCACCAGCGCTGCTGACCAATTAAGTTTCTGGAAGGATATATTAGATAGTGACTTCAAATCGACGAATTATaccatgtatttaaaaaattctggATTTACTGATGAACAAGCCCAGGCTATACAaagagaatttaatttaatgtctcGAAAGTTTTGTCGCGGACTCAGAAAAATTCAACCATGCATGAAAACACATGCGTGTGTAGaatgtaatttttcaatatccCATGAGTGCACGTCCATACACATTGCGCAATTCTGGAACTTGGGCTCTAACGCTCCATggatacattatattacacCTGAGTCAATGAACATGTGCGACTGTGATTTTAGCATTTGCCATTCTCACATTATAGAAGAGACTAAGACTAAGAGAGGGCGTCAAGCTCGAAAACGTCAGCCAAGTCCTTTGCCGAGTACCACGCCTTTGTTAGAAAATAATCAATCTGTAAACTTTAATTGTACCAGGTGCGGCATGAAAATAATCATAGCAAACCGAAATAACAAAGTTTGCTCCAAACTGTACGGTAAAATCAGTACGGACACCAATCTTCTTAAAATGTACTACTACTATATCCATAAAAATCTGGTCCATACACCTCAAACTGCACCAATTATATTTGAGATCTTTTCTTGCAACAATGGCTGTTGCCTGATATATCATCGTTGTCCCAAAGACGTTGTTAATCGCAAATGCTACCCAATACAAACCCCACCGACCATTACATTTTTACGAACCTAA
- the LOC110996952 gene encoding uncharacterized protein LOC110996952 isoform X2, producing MIMWKKLQNSLSYYILFTQEDNFNISISDYVKIWTIHLTTEQFTSCLKDSNRILKIETNELITNGVDMLLHPESLKTADVSQDGENLRISLCKSFGYPLKLTMTLKLGSLELFFQKVTRPLLKTIQDLHCSEKELRLLLQSKDKEIEEYKAEAGDICLRYLKTKTYNDVAHMEKHTLYEINFGSISILDNLLEKSVDVPEESIMPQFASISFSSERSSLSVPETCIGYTFIETYFCIPTDTNTREIALS from the exons atgaTTATGTGGAAGAAACTGCAGAACTCTTTatcatactatattttatttacgcaagaagacaattttaatattagtatttcaGATTATGTGAAAATATGGACTATACATTTAACAACAGAACAATTTACTTCTTGCCTGaag GATAGCAATcgcatattaaaaattgaaactaATGAATTGATCACAAATGGGGTAGACATGCTTTTACATCCAGAGAGCTTAAAAACTGCAGATGTTTCACAAGATGGTGAGAACTTAAGAATATCATTATGTAAATCATTTGGTTATCCTTTGAAATTAACAATGACACTTAAATTGGGGTCCCTGGAACTT ttcTTTCAAAAGGTGACAAGACctttattgaaaacaatacAAGATCTTCATTGCAGTGAAAAAGAGTTACGCCTTTTATTGCAAAGCAAAGATAAAGAAATAGAGGAATACAAGGCTGAAGCGGGAGACATTTGTTTAA GGTATTTAAAGACCAAAACATACAATGATGTGGCACATATGgaaaaacatacattatatgaaataaattttggtTCTATAAGTATACTAGATAATTTACTAGAAAAGTCGGTTGATGTACCTGAAGAATCAATCAT gcCTCAATTTGCATCAATTTCATTTTCCTCAGAACGAAGTTCTCTATCTGTGCCTGAAACATGTATAGGATACACATTTATTGAGACTTACTTTTGCATACCAACAGATACTAATACTCGAGAAATTGCATTATCATGA
- the LOC110996952 gene encoding uncharacterized protein LOC110996952 isoform X1, translated as MIMWKKLQNSLSYYILFTQEDNFNISISDYVKIWTIHLTTEQFTSCLKDSNRILKIETNELITNGVDMLLHPESLKTADVSQDGENLRISLCKSFGYPLKLTMTLKLGSLELFFQKVTRPLLKTIQDLHCSEKELRLLLQSKDKEIEEYKAEAGDICLRYLKTKTYNDVAHMEKHTLYEINFGSISILDNLLEKSVDVPEESIMKQDTYVKMEPTSQDTHIEVKTEVMELNQDNIKMEPHEISTVKKRKRKLNL; from the exons atgaTTATGTGGAAGAAACTGCAGAACTCTTTatcatactatattttatttacgcaagaagacaattttaatattagtatttcaGATTATGTGAAAATATGGACTATACATTTAACAACAGAACAATTTACTTCTTGCCTGaag GATAGCAATcgcatattaaaaattgaaactaATGAATTGATCACAAATGGGGTAGACATGCTTTTACATCCAGAGAGCTTAAAAACTGCAGATGTTTCACAAGATGGTGAGAACTTAAGAATATCATTATGTAAATCATTTGGTTATCCTTTGAAATTAACAATGACACTTAAATTGGGGTCCCTGGAACTT ttcTTTCAAAAGGTGACAAGACctttattgaaaacaatacAAGATCTTCATTGCAGTGAAAAAGAGTTACGCCTTTTATTGCAAAGCAAAGATAAAGAAATAGAGGAATACAAGGCTGAAGCGGGAGACATTTGTTTAA GGTATTTAAAGACCAAAACATACAATGATGTGGCACATATGgaaaaacatacattatatgaaataaattttggtTCTATAAGTATACTAGATAATTTACTAGAAAAGTCGGTTGATGTACCTGAAGAATCAATCAT gaAACAAGATACATATGTCAAAATGGAGCCCACGTCACAAGACACACATATAGAAGTGAAAACAGAAGTTATGGAATTGAAtcaagataatattaaaatggagCCACATGAAATAtcaacagttaaaaaaagaaaaagaaaacttaatttataa
- the LOC110996953 gene encoding ras-related protein Rab-8A, which produces MALDFSATYKLLVLGDSNVGKTCIVHRYCDERYYDIYISTIGIDFKQKIINLDGVPIKLQIWDTAGQERFRTLTTAYYRGAMGIILMYDITNLESFNHLSYWLRNIQEYASPDVIKVLVGNKSDVHENNRAVPKERGQKIADDFDMPFFEVSCKNNINIEEAFLTLARKIREYRESKADAFELKERENVIKPSASQTDVSKCSC; this is translated from the exons ATGGCTTTAGATTTCTCTGCAACATACAAATTACTTGTTTTGGGCGATTCAAATGTCGGTAAAACGTGTATTGTGCATAGATATTGTGACGAAAGATATtacgatatttatatatcgaCAATAG GAATAGACTTcaagcaaaaaataattaacctgGATGGGGTGCCAATTAAACTTCAAATATGGGATACAGCCGGCCAGGAGAGATTCCGGACCCTCACTACAGCCTACTACCGAGGCGCGATGGGAATTATTCTTATGTACGATATTACAAACCTGGAATCTTTCAACCATTTGTCTTATTGGCTACGAAATATACAAGAA TACGCTTCTCCAGATGTTATCAAAGTTCTAGTTGGAAATAAATCTGACGTTCATGAAAACAATAGAGCTGTACCAAAAGAAAGAGGCCAAAAG ATTGCAGATGACTTTGATATGcctttttttgaagtttcatgcaagaataatataaacatcGAAGAAGCTTTCCTCACATTAGCAAGAAAAATAAGGGAATACAGAGAATCTAAG GCGGATGCTTTCGAGTTAAAAGAGAGAGAGAACGTTATCAAGCCTTCTGCATCCCAGACAGACGTATCCAAGTGCAGTTGTTAG